Part of the Impatiens glandulifera chromosome 8, dImpGla2.1, whole genome shotgun sequence genome is shown below.
AGGATGAGGTGCATTGCCATTATTACAAGTCTTTTCATTATCCCATGCTCCACCGTTATAGGCCCAGGCTCTTCCCCCAACATGCATCTTAAATGTTGCAGCCCAGGATGATGTGGACTTTGAGTGGGAATCCATACTGCAAGAAAAATCTTTCTTCACACCCAAAGCCTGATCAATGATAGAGAGTTGATCTTCATTTTCCTTTTCGCATATGCACCCAGAATCATCAATGTAGAAATTCTCTATAACATACAGTGAGAGTTCCCCAATCAGAAATATTCCATCCTGTTTCTCAAGGCCTAAAACCCTTTCACAATTATATcggaattttattttttcgagAGGCTCCAGATATGGTCTGATTAAGTATTCACCGTTATCATTCACTTCTTTGTCTAATCTCCCCTCGTCAGTTTTCACAGAGGAATGCTGTCTTGGAGATCCTATTTCAGATCTTCCTCGTAGGCTCTCTTCTATTGACATGGATACTACACTAGACTTAGCACCGTAGTCTTGTGCAGAATAAAGACTCATTTCATTTGTGCTACTAGCACGGTCATAACTCCATCCAGTATTGGTTACATCTCTATAATCATCAGATTCTTTGAATATGGATTCATCATAGAGCTCACTGTTAAAAGAATCGTGTTTTGCACCATCTGTCAATAGGTTAGAAAATGGATCATATTCAGAATAGGAAGCATCGAGATCATTTTCATTTCTCTCCCTCGAAGGATTCATCTCATCCAGTTCAAACTGCCCCTTCAGCAAATTCTGAATATTGTCAATCATCAAATTGGGCCTCTCAAGCTTCTTGCGCATTCGATATGGGCCTTCAATGGGACAAAGCTGCCACTGAATATCTCCATTCATGGATGACTTAGACATTGGGAATATTCCTCGTTCATGTACAAGTTGTTGTAGATGTGTTTGCCACTCACTTTCAGCATGAAGTACCCATCCATACTTATCATGACGGACAACTCCCAGCTCAGTAGACATAGCATCACAAACTAATTCAAGAGCATATCTACGTTCATTTATCTGCTCCCAATGTCTTTGCTCCAGTTTTGCACTGTCACGTGATCTTCTCCCCATTTCTCTCGTACGACGACTGTCTATGCCTTGCATTCTTACTGCAGGAAACTTTGCTGATCCAGAAATGTGTTGCATCCACATGTTAGTGGTACAATGTTCGAGGACTTGGTGAACTTCCCTTTCAGAGCTCTGGAACCAATCAAAGAAAGCAGATAAATCTCCCATTAACAGTTTGTCAAATCCACCGCGAAGAACGTCAAGACGTGGCCCTTGGTTTGTTTTGAGCACAAGTAAATCTTCAAAGGCCGGTCTGCGTTGCATTAGAAGATATTTGAGTATATCGACTGCCATGTTCTGTGCATTTCGTCTTTGGTCATGCAACAGagatattaaattaatacaGAGACAACAGTTAAGATCACTGTCGAGATTGCTAGGGCAAAATATAACTCGTCGATGTGCAATTAATAACTGTAAAACAGTGGATATATCAACCCTTAATTCTTCCTGCACAGATACATGTGTGGGTGGCTTCTTAGAGTCAATCTGCAATTGTAACCGAGATAGAAGATCATCTTCTCCTAAAGAGGACAAGAATGAAGGGAGGAAACAATACAATATCACACGGTTCACATTTTTCATTATGGCTTGTATATAAGCATCTAGTTGTCTGCTACCTCTACCAATAGAAAGGAGACCTTTTGCTGCTGGAGTTGCTTCTTCTACCCTACCATCTTTATTTGCCAACTGTAACATGGACAACAGGAATTCTAATGTTCTTAGAACATCTGCGGGCCGGGGGAAAGCACCCATATAAACGCGATCAACAATAATCCAACACATTGCATCTAAGTTTAAGGTCCAACGATTCTTGTCTAattttttgtcattttcttCGTCGTCGCGTAAGAGACGCCTTTCAAGGAAATTCATCAATCTACTTAGGCATAAACCCTGGAAAACCAGAAGAGACTCTGTATTAACATACAGAGGAGCACTTTCTAAGATGGTCTCTATTAGAGGTGCTGCTTTGAACTGCTCAGTCACGTGATCAGAAAGTACTTCTGCCATAAAATCTAAAACAGCTGTGGCTCCAGCAGAACAAGGTCCACCAGCATAGCAAGAATCATCAATTTCAAGAAGTAATGTGGAGTTGAGAGTGAAGAACGTGGTTGTATCTAATGGATTCTCTGAGCTAGACTTCAACTCTGAAGATGAATCTGCTTCACCCGATGAAACTTTTGATGTCATTGTAACGATTGGTGGGGAAGAGGTCATTAGTTGGACTTTGGAAGTTGATTTGTCAGATAAAATGGAAGAATCAAACGAAGCTAAGGAAACTAAGGTTTGTGAATCTTCATGAAGGGAATTTGATGGAGCCATATTATCATGATGGAAATTATACTGATCGGTGATAGAAGTGGCAATAGCTTGGTCGTAAACTTCATTTTCTAACTCTCGATCCTCTATTACAGGCTTCTCCAGTATCAACATAGATACATCTGTCGATTCCATTCTATCACCAGCTAGATTGTTAGCAGCCACGAGTATGTCCTTTGAACTTCCAACACTTATGATAGGTTTAGCAGATTGGACTTGATCGTTAGGCAAGCTGGAGAATGTGTTCTGGGAGCTATTTGTATCATCACAACTGTCTAGGTTCTTCTCCTCTGACTTAATGGGTAGTTCTTTTGCCAGCTTCACAGCATGTGTAGCCCTGCATAAGATAAATCACCAGTATAACCATATACTACTAGAAAAAGAATCCAAAGATAATAGCAGAGAATCTATAACAGACAGCAAAATAAAACAAGGAAAACAAACCTAACACATGAAAAGTAGAGATCAACACAGCTTTCAAGGAATTCTGCTCTTCTACAAACAGCAGAGAAATTAGGGCACATCTTTGCCAGATCAACCATGAATCTGAGCATTGAAGTTGTTGCAGCAGGAGCTGAAGCCTCTCCGCCCATTAACCGTGCTGCATACGTCTTATGCATTAAAGCTTCTCCCTGAAGCTCCCCAGTTGTATCGATACTGCCATCAACAAGCTCTGCTACCAAACCAGCAGCAAATTGAGAGAAGTTGCCAGTTTGGTAGGCGGCTATTGACTGCATGTATAACTTTTCAAATGTCGACTTTGCCATGGAAATCACAGAATctaataattcaacaaatttcagttccCCATTATTTCCATCACCTGGGATAAGGGCGTGGAAGTCCAACATGCGCACTTCCGGTAATCTTGGATAAACTGGCTTTCCAAATATCagacaaaacaaaatataatatatctcAGGTGAGTCATAAAAACTTGTAAGCACCATAGCTAAACCATGATAACCTCCACTGTTCCTAAATTTGAGGGCAAATGTAGGAGAAGAGACAAGACATATGCCAAGAAGAGTCATGATCCATCTCATACTAGTTGGATGCAGAGCTTCATCAAGAAAATAAGTTATCAATTTAGATGAAACAATCCTGTGCCACTGCTCAAGGAGTTCTTCTGTATATATTTTCACTTGTAAATCAATCAGCATCTCAAGTAACATATTTCTCACAATGATATGCTTCCCCATAGACTCCCGAACAATTTTTTTCTGTGTTACAAGCTCAGGTGGATCAAATGTCATAATAACAAACCTGACCACATTTTCAAGTTCAGAAGATAGAAACCCATCTTCTAAAATATTGCCTAGCAATGTCACTAACTTTTCCAAGACTGGAACTTCAACATCACCCCTCTGGAGAGTCACTAACATATGTTGGACAAGGTTCATTTTGCGAAGGATGGTCATATTGTGATTCCTGTACCAGTGCATTGACACTAAGTGTTCAAGAAAGCCCAATAGTGCAATCTGAATTGAAACTGGAGCTGTTACCCACAAGGTCCAATCTAACAATACATGCTCCATCATATCAGCATTAGACAGGACCATACAATTAGATGTTTCAGCAGGAATATCTGTATCAAGCTCTGAAACAATACTTGGTGAATCTTTGAGTAGGGAAAAGTCATCATCACCGTGAGCTCCAGCTAATGAGAATTCCTCCGGTAACTTTGGCAAGCTAAAGTCTTCAAAGCTGGTTTCGTTTACACCAGGTAAAAATGCACTCTTCGTGTTTTCTAGCTTCTTTGGTTCAGAAACAGAAGCCTCACATGCAGCAATCTGGAAGAAGATATCAAGACTCTGCATGTCAAACAATGGCATCCTGCGACGTAGAAATAGAGCTAGCAAATGGTATCCACGCTGTGTCTGCATGTCTTTGACATTCTGAGGGTTCTGGTTAAGTGCACATGCAAGTAAAGTGAGTGCCATGTGCAGCATGCCCCTACTTTCTGCAGCCTCAACCAGAGCAAGGATGACTGCAATCCCACCAACAAGACGAATGCTATCACCAATTGGACATTGTCTGCAGATATAAATATCACCATTGAGACGTCCAAAACGAGGTATACCTGGGCCACGTGAAAGGAAAATCAAACACTAATATCTGATTCTTAGCTTTCAAATACGAAGAAATTGATAGTTAAGTGAATAGAGAAAAACAAAGAGAAAACAGCAAATAATTATGGAATGagataattgtaataattaaaataaagtcaaataagTAACATATCTTCTTAATTGGTAACATATCTCTTAATTAGCAGATATTCAGAAGATTTAATCTTTGACCAGACATGAATTCCATATATCTTGATTTTCAATGAATCCGCAATTTGACACATTCCTTGTGAGATTAGTTGACTTTAATTCTTCGAAAGTATATTAAGGTGTACATGCATTTTGATATCCGAAGAAGGCAGGTATGATGAAACTAGAATGGAAGCAAGGTTGGTGTcatgaaaaggaaaaaaaaaggaTTGAGTACATCAAAGGTCAATAAACTAAACAGACATCAATAAATCTGATTACTTACCACCAATAGGAGAAGCAGCAGCCGACATTGGATCAACTAGATTGAGCACAGAAAAAGTTCCAGACACTCGATAAGCTTCTGTAGACGTTCCATCAAATGCAAAAATGAGCTTCTTACCAGATAGTTGTAAGGATAGATTCCCAAGTCTTTCCATGTCCCAAACAACTCCACTGCAATCTGCCTTAGAAGTACCTTGTTTGGTGGCATTTTCAGGCTTTTGTACATTAGATGTCAAAGCCAAGTCAGCATCTAATGAATCTAGGATAGCCATACTACCCCCACCACATGCCTTACTAGGAACAAAACGCAAAAGATCTGTGTCTTGGTACAGCCCTCTATATCCTCTTCCAAGAATGTATGTAAAACAAATAGCACCGGCTGTAAGCCCCTCTTCAAGAAGATAGCAAGAACGGAGCCTCCAGGATAGGTCACAAACTCTTGCACGTGTGATAGGAGTACCTAATGTAACCTGCAAAGATTTTCCAATAGGCGAAGGAGAATATCCTAGTTTCCCTGAGTGTCTAAGCTTTCCATTGAGGTAAATATGTGCAATACTAGCTTGGAAAAGACCAGCCAAAGCATTTGGTTTGCTATGCACAACTGCAAGGTGATACCACCTCCCTTCTTCTAGTTCTAACCCCGAAATTGAAAGAGTAGAAGAGTTCCCAGTTGCAAGGGTTAGTATGCCATCTTCTCGAAGATATAGTTCAGCATATAAGTTGTTTGTGTCATCTGTTGCACCAACAGAAAACATCCGGAGGACCTGGAACCCACTATGCTGCATATTAGCACCATTTCCCTTCTGATAAAGACTAGAATTACTGGTTTCTGCTTCCTTCTTGTGCATCTTTGAGAAGTTCCGAAACTGAAACCAACAAATAAAGGAGTAGCCAGCAGCAGGGGGCCATGATCTTTCCCCAAGTGATACCTGGATGGAAGAATGTCCCGTCTTACTCATATCCATTTCTGTGAATGGAGCCAAAGAATTATTTTCTGAAGCCGTCTCTTCCTTAAGAATTAGCTTCTCCATCATATCCACGAGTATGTGGCCAGAGTTACTCATCCTTGTTTGCAGAATATATCTTACAAGCATGTGAAGTTCAGATGCAGACAGCCTGTCACAACATAGAACAGAACATTTTAAATCTAGAGTTTTCTAAAAACATCGTAGGAGAAAAATCTCAGGATTTTACCTATATGCTCCAAGGACTTTTACAATCTTCAGAGCATGGATGACAAGTGATGATGAACTTGAAAGAAAAGGATACACTGTCTCCAGAAGAAGTTCCACGCATCCTAAATAACATTCAAATATTAGTAAAAACATGTGAGCTTCCAATGTAATGAAGCTGAAGCAGAAGCAAAATCAAATCATCTTTACCTATAGAAGTGAGATTTTCCTGATTGAATGGGCCAGCGTCAGCAAGCTTTTCAATGAGGCTAAGCACTTCTAGCTGCACCTTTGGTGTAAAGAGTAACACCGATCGTATGAGAACTCTAATTGAACCAGCATTATATATCCTTTCATTGTCAGGACTTAAGGATCCTGCTGGAGTTATCAAAAGAAGGGCTTTTGTCACTTCAGATGCTACGGTTGCTTCAAATGCCAGGAATGGAGGTAGGACCAattcaagagcaagttccagtAACAGCTGTATGACTTGCCTTTCATGCTCAACACAGATCAAACTAGAATCAGACAGAAGATCATAAAAAGTTTGGGATGATATGATTGTATGTAATTTCAGCCGGTTTAGAGAATGGTTGTATACTGCAGCAGTCACCATACGCAACAGATAAGTGAAAACCTTGACATTAACATTTAAGGATGGCTGACCCATCTGCTCTCCATCATTCTGGAAACTATGGAGTGTGGTCAGAAGAAGAGAAAACCCAGTTGATTCACCAAACACCCTCTGAGCTGTATTATTAGCCCCCACAATGCGCCATATGGCACCACATATATCACATTTAGCATCACTTAGGAGTCTGTATTGATGCCCTAAAACACTTGTAACCATTCCACTTTTTAGAACTTCAACAAGTATTCCCAGTTCTTCTGAATGAACCTGGTAAACAAGAAATAATACACCTTTTAGTGTGGCTATAGATATATTTGAAGATCTTATATTTTGCATGAGAAAAGATgcagataatttttttatatcattttcatataatttaggCTAGGAAATCCTGTATGTTCTTAAGAAAGTGATGCATGGTAACAGTAACTAAACTAGATCAACATGGGAGTAAATTTACCTGTGTAATATCTTCAATAATTAAGCATGACAAGACTCTAAGCATCCCTTGTCTGTGACTACCAGATGCCAGGAAAGGCAGAAGAATAATCACAC
Proteins encoded:
- the LOC124912648 gene encoding protein SPIRRIG-like, with the translated sequence MKWVSLLKDLQGRVGITQSPSTAFASSSSSASSSSSSSSIPSSSYRDGNVANKQELDSSNPSRDKVELELEFKRYWEEFRSSNSEKEKEAALNMTIDIFCRLVKQDKDVGQVITMLVETHVFSFVVGRAFVTDIEKLKINRKSRSLDAGKVLSFFSDTTKDGIKHGSNLLYAVEILVSGPIDKQSLLDSGILCCLIHILSAILGPDDGNQKPKTNNSKQEDLLVAERSVDTDSGQVRLLEVEGTIVHIMKALASHPFAAQSLIEDTSLQTLFEMVANGSLRVFLQYKEGVVPLHSIQLHRHAMQILGLLLVNDNGTVAKYIRKHHLIKVLLLAVKDFNPECGDPAYTMGIIDLLLECVELSCRPESGGVRLREDIHNAHGYQYLVQFALVLSKESSQETHSKLCSEIDSSLDGSKSVTSEGLSPREYGEDASIQGLSPVLSRLLDVLVNLAQTGPPDVTLSLGTRSSVNSQNKPGGHSKSRSVSFDRSIDELWEKGNNKVKDLEAVQVLQDIFLKSESSELQAEVLNRMFKIFSSNLENYKLCQQLRTVPLLILNMGDFPPSLQEIILKILEYAVTVVNCIPDQELLSLCCLLQQPLTSELKHTILSFFVKLLSFDQQYKKILREVGVLEVLLDDLKHHTFLLAPEQSSIDYNESERNPSSSSFKKHLDNKDTILSSPKLLDSASGKFSLFETEDTASVAWDCMVSLIKKSDANQAAFRSANSVIILLPFLASGSHRQGMLRVLSCLIIEDITQVHSEELGILVEVLKSGMVTSVLGHQYRLLSDAKCDICGAIWRIVGANNTAQRVFGESTGFSLLLTTLHSFQNDGEQMGQPSLNVNVKVFTYLLRMVTAAVYNHSLNRLKLHTIISSQTFYDLLSDSSLICVEHERQVIQLLLELALELVLPPFLAFEATVASEVTKALLLITPAGSLSPDNERIYNAGSIRVLIRSVLLFTPKVQLEVLSLIEKLADAGPFNQENLTSIGCVELLLETVYPFLSSSSSLVIHALKIVKVLGAYRLSASELHMLVRYILQTRMSNSGHILVDMMEKLILKEETASENNSLAPFTEMDMSKTGHSSIQVSLGERSWPPAAGYSFICWFQFRNFSKMHKKEAETSNSSLYQKGNGANMQHSGFQVLRMFSVGATDDTNNLYAELYLREDGILTLATGNSSTLSISGLELEEGRWYHLAVVHSKPNALAGLFQASIAHIYLNGKLRHSGKLGYSPSPIGKSLQVTLGTPITRARVCDLSWRLRSCYLLEEGLTAGAICFTYILGRGYRGLYQDTDLLRFVPSKACGGGSMAILDSLDADLALTSNVQKPENATKQGTSKADCSGVVWDMERLGNLSLQLSGKKLIFAFDGTSTEAYRVSGTFSVLNLVDPMSAAASPIGGIPRFGRLNGDIYICRQCPIGDSIRLVGGIAVILALVEAAESRGMLHMALTLLACALNQNPQNVKDMQTQRGYHLLALFLRRRMPLFDMQSLDIFFQIAACEASVSEPKKLENTKSAFLPGVNETSFEDFSLPKLPEEFSLAGAHGDDDFSLLKDSPSIVSELDTDIPAETSNCMVLSNADMMEHVLLDWTLWVTAPVSIQIALLGFLEHLVSMHWYRNHNMTILRKMNLVQHMLVTLQRGDVEVPVLEKLVTLLGNILEDGFLSSELENVVRFVIMTFDPPELVTQKKIVRESMGKHIIVRNMLLEMLIDLQVKIYTEELLEQWHRIVSSKLITYFLDEALHPTSMRWIMTLLGICLVSSPTFALKFRNSGGYHGLAMVLTSFYDSPEIYYILFCLIFGKPVYPRLPEVRMLDFHALIPGDGNNGELKFVELLDSVISMAKSTFEKLYMQSIAAYQTGNFSQFAAGLVAELVDGSIDTTGELQGEALMHKTYAARLMGGEASAPAATTSMLRFMVDLAKMCPNFSAVCRRAEFLESCVDLYFSCVRATHAVKLAKELPIKSEEKNLDSCDDTNSSQNTFSSLPNDQVQSAKPIISVGSSKDILVAANNLAGDRMESTDVSMLILEKPVIEDRELENEVYDQAIATSITDQYNFHHDNMAPSNSLHEDSQTLVSLASFDSSILSDKSTSKVQLMTSSPPIVTMTSKVSSGEADSSSELKSSSENPLDTTTFFTLNSTLLLEIDDSCYAGGPCSAGATAVLDFMAEVLSDHVTEQFKAAPLIETILESAPLYVNTESLLVFQGLCLSRLMNFLERRLLRDDEENDKKLDKNRWTLNLDAMCWIIVDRVYMGAFPRPADVLRTLEFLLSMLQLANKDGRVEEATPAAKGLLSIGRGSRQLDAYIQAIMKNVNRVILYCFLPSFLSSLGEDDLLSRLQLQIDSKKPPTHVSVQEELRVDISTVLQLLIAHRRVIFCPSNLDSDLNCCLCINLISLLHDQRRNAQNMAVDILKYLLMQRRPAFEDLLVLKTNQGPRLDVLRGGFDKLLMGDLSAFFDWFQSSEREVHQVLEHCTTNMWMQHISGSAKFPAVRMQGIDSRRTREMGRRSRDSAKLEQRHWEQINERRYALELVCDAMSTELGVVRHDKYGWVLHAESEWQTHLQQLVHERGIFPMSKSSMNGDIQWQLCPIEGPYRMRKKLERPNLMIDNIQNLLKGQFELDEMNPSRERNENDLDASYSEYDPFSNLLTDGAKHDSFNSELYDESIFKESDDYRDVTNTGWSYDRASSTNEMSLYSAQDYGAKSSVVSMSIEESLRGRSEIGSPRQHSSVKTDEGRLDKEVNDNGEYLIRPYLEPLEKIKFRYNCERVLGLEKQDGIFLIGELSLYVIENFYIDDSGCICEKENEDQLSIIDQALGVKKDFSCSMDSHSKSTSSWAATFKMHVGGRAWAYNGGAWDNEKTCNNGNAPHPWRMWKLDRVHEILKRDYQLRPVAIELFSMDGCNDLLVFHKKEREEVFKSLMALNLPRNSMLDPTISGSSKQDSYEGGRLFKIMAKSFSKRWQNGEISNFQYLMHLNTLAGRGYSDLTQYPVFPWILSDYESANLNFSDSKTFRRLDKPMGCQTFEGEEEFLKRYESWDDPEVPKFHYGSHYSSAGIVLFYLIRLPPFSEENQKLQGGQFDHADRLFNSVRDTWLSAAGKSNTSDVKELVPEFFYMPEFLENRFRLNLGEKQSGEKVGDVILPPWAKGSTREFIRKHREALESDYVSENLHHWIDLIFGYKQRGKAAEEAVNVFYHYTYEGSVDIDSVTDPAMKASILAQINHFGQTPKQLFLKPHVKRRSDRKLPPHPLKLSQHLTPHEIRKSSTQIAQIVTFNDRILLAGTNTLLKPRTYLKYVAWGFPDLSLRFISYDQDRLLSTHENLHGGNQIQCAGMTYDGQILVTGGDDNLVCVWRIANDEVHTQRRLMLEKMLSAHTGKITCLRVSQPYMMIVSGSDDRTVILWDLGSFVFVRQLPEFPSPVSAIYINDLTGEIVTAAGVMISVWSINGDCLAVANTSQLPSDSILSVTSCTFSDWLDTNWYVTGHQSGAVKIWQMIHCSDEGNLASVFELGGKIPEYRLVLRKVLKFHKHPVSALHLTSDLKQLLSGDSSGSLVSWVLPDESLRASMKLG